A DNA window from Gigantopelta aegis isolate Gae_Host chromosome 4, Gae_host_genome, whole genome shotgun sequence contains the following coding sequences:
- the LOC121370812 gene encoding histone-binding protein RBBP7, with amino-acid sequence MTDKDGEGFDDAVEERVINEEYKIWKKNTPFLYDLVMTHALEWPSLSAQWLPDVTRPEGKDYSLHRLILGTHTSDEQNHLLIASVQLPNDNAQFDASHYDSEKGEFGGFGSVSGKIEIEIKINHEGEVNRARYMPQNPCIIATKTPTSDVLVFDYTKHPSKPDPAGECTPELRLKGHQKEGYGLSWNPNLHGHLLSASDDHTICLWDVNTTPKDRVIEAHTIFNGHTSVVEDVAWHLLHESLFGSVADDQKLMIWDTRSNNPNKPSHTVDAHTAEVNCLSFNPYSEFILATGSADKTVALWDLRNLKLKLHSFESHKDEIFQVQWSPHNETILASSGTDRRLHVWDLSKIGEEQSAEDAEDGPPELLFIHGGHTAKISDFSWNPNEPWVICSVSEDNIMQVWQMAENIYNDEEPDTPAGELEQQTS; translated from the exons AAGGCTTTGATGATGCTGTAGAGGAACGAGTTATCAACGAAGAATACAAAATATGGAAGAAAAACACACCATTTTTGTACGACCTGGTTATGACACATGCCCTTGAATGGCCCAGTTTGTCAGCACAGTGGTTACCTGATGTTACCCG ccCTGAAGGCAAAGATTACTCACTTCACAGACTTATTTTGGGTACCCACAC GTCTGATGAACAGAATCACCTTCTGATAGCCAGTGTACAGTTACCAAACGACAACGCCCAGTTCGATGCCTCACATTATGACAGTGAAAAGGGAG AATTTGGTGGCTTTGGTTCTGTAAGTGGAAAGATCGAGATTGAGATCAAGATCAACCATGAAGGAGAGGTGAACCGTGCACGCTACATGCCTCAGAACCCATGTATCATAGCAACCAAGACACCCACAAGTGACGTGCTGGTGTTTGATTACACAAAACATCCATCAAAACCAG aTCCTGCTGGAGAGTGTACGCCAGAATTGAGATTGAAAGGACATCAAAAGGAAGG CTATGGTTTATCGTGGAACCCCAACTTGCACGGACACCTGTTAAGTGCTTCAGATGATCAT ACAATATGTTTATGGGATGTAAACACAACACCAAAGGATCGTGTAATAGAAGCTCACACTATTTTTAATGGACATACGTCTGTGGTTGAG GATGTGGCATGGCATCTTCTTCATGAAAGTTTGTTTGGATCAGTGGCTGATGACCAAAAATTAATGAT ATGGGATACTCGTTCAAACAATCCAAACAAGCCCAGCCACACAGTCGACGCGCACACAGCGGAAGTGAACTGTCTGTCGTTCAACCCATACAGTGAATTTATTCTTGCCACTGGCTCAGCTGATAAG ACGGTTGCTCTCTGGGATTTGCGGAACTTGAAGCTGAAGTTGCACTCATTTGAATCTCATAAGGATGAAATATTTCAG GTCCAGTGGTCTCCACACAACGAAACGATCTTGGCATCCAGTGGCACTGATAGGCGGCTTCACGTGTGGGATCTCAG TAAGATTGGTGAAGAGCAGTCGGCTGAAGATGCAGAGGATGGACCACCCGAGTTGCTG TTCATACATGGTGGACACACCGCTAAAATATCTGACTTTTCTTGGAATCCCAATGAACCCTGGGTAATCTGTTCAGTTTCTGAAGACAACATCATGCAAGTCTGGCAAATG gccGAGAATATATACAATGATGAAGAACCGGATACTCCAGCTGGTGAACTAGAACAGCAGACGTCATGA